A stretch of the Rosa rugosa chromosome 5, drRosRugo1.1, whole genome shotgun sequence genome encodes the following:
- the LOC133709066 gene encoding 3-oxoacyl-[acyl-carrier-protein] reductase 4-like — MASVAASNVVALKPAGIKFGAAGDARACHLKQWSPVSSTAGSGRSIGLQYRSKSSFTYSGGVRAQVATLEQSSTGAVQNVEAPVVVVTGASRGIGKAIALALGKAGCKVLVNYARSSKEAEEVAKEIEAVGGQALTFGGDVSKEADVEAMLKTAVDAWGTVDILINNAGITRDGLLMRMKLKQWLDVIDLNLTGVYLCTQAAAKIMMKKKKGRIINIASVVGLVGNVGQANYSAAKAGVIGLTKTVAKEYSSRNINVNAVAPGFIASDMTAELGADLEKKILQTIPLGRYGQPEEIAGLVEFLALSPAASYMTGQVLTIDGGMVM; from the exons ATGGCTTCCGTTGCTGCATCGAACGTCGTCGCTTTGAAGCCCGCCGGAATCAAATTCGGAGCCGCCGGCGATGCCAGGGCTTGCCATTTGAAGCAGTGGTCGCCGGTTTCGAGTACCGCTGGATCGGGCCGGAGCATTGGCCTTCAGTACAGATCCAAGAGCTCCTTCACTTACTCCG GTGGTGTGAGGGCTCAGGTGGCCACGCTTGAACAATCAAGTACAGGAGCAGTCCAAAATGTGGAGGCTCCTGTTGTGGTGGTGACTGGAGCTTCTAGAGGCATTGGCAAAGCCATTGCTCTGGCTTTGGGCAAAGCTGGTTGCAAG GTTCTTGTTAATTATGCTAGGTCGTCAAAGGAGGCCGAAGAGGTTGCCAAAGAG attgAGGCAGTTGGTGGACAAGCTCTTACTTTTGGAGGAGATGTTTCAAAAGAAGCAGATGTCGAAGCGATGCTCAAAACT GCAGTTGATGCTTGGGGAACTGTTGATATACTGATCAACAATGCAG GAATTACTAGAGATGGTCTGTTGATGAGAATGAAGTTAAAGCAATGGCTGGATGTCATTGACCTAAATCTTACTGGTGTATATTTATGTACCCAG gCAGCAGCCAAAattatgatgaagaagaagaag GGAAGGATCATCAATATAGCATCGGTTGTTGGTTTGGTTGGCAATGTTGGACAAGCCAACTATAGTGCTGCAAAAGCAGGAGTAATTGGCCTGACAAAGACTGTTGCTAAGGAGTATTCGAGCAGAAACATCAAT GTTAATGCTGTTGCCCCGGGCTTTATTGCATCAGATATGACTGCTGAGCTAGGGGCTGACCTTGAGAAGAAAATTTTACAGACCATCCCCTTAG GAAGATATGGTCAACCTGAAGAGATTGCTGGACTGGTGGAATTCTTGGCCCTTAGTCCTGCAGCCAGCTACATGACTGGACAg GTACTCACCATTGATGGAGGGATGGTAATGTAG
- the LOC133709068 gene encoding TLC domain-containing protein At5g14285-like — protein sequence METPVLFTPTLPTFFTMFLLIYLFARFVLFRSWGPKHRPEASSCVTSLAHSTPAVFMAIHALIHSQTTSIFASQNTAFENTVLEYSIAYFLVDLLHYLLFFPSEVLFILHHLATLYVFLTCRYVVHHGAYAIIVLLFLAEITSGCQNVWTLASFRRDDSASAAKLYDFLSPRFYAFYTVFRAVLGPLFMFKMGLFYVSGAAGEEVPTWAWVSWMVVIVIAICVSILWVLSHWKDWYRDKVQKKER from the coding sequence ATGGAGACCCCAGTTCTTTTCACCCCAACACTCCCCACATTCTTCACCATGTTCTTGCTCATATATCTCTTCGCTAGATTCGTGCTTTTTCGAAGCTGGGGTCCCAAACATAGGCCAGAAGCTTCCAGCTGTGTAACATCTCTAGCTCATAGCACTCCTGCAGTTTTCATGGCGATCCATGCACTAATTCATAGCCAGACAACTTCCATTTTCGCCTCCCAAAACACAGCTTTCGAAAACACTGTGCTTGAATACAGCATAGCTTACTTCTTGGTTGACCTTCTTCACTACTTGCTCTTCTTCCCTTCTGAAGTCCTCTTCATTCTTCACCACTTGGCCACACTGTACGTGTTTTTGACTTGCCGCTATGTTGTTCATCATGGGGCTTATGCCATCATTGTGCTTCTTTTTCTTGCTGAGATCACCAGCGGTTGCCAGAACGTTTGGACACTGGCGAGTTTTCGAAGGGATGATTCGGCTTCTGCTGCAAAACTGTATGACTTCTTGTCTCCTCGGTTTTATGCTTTTTACACTGTTTTTAGAGCGGTTCTGGGGCCTCTGTTTATGTTTAAGATGGGATTGTTCTATGTGAGTGGGGCGGCTGGAGAAGAAGTTCCGACATGGGCTTGGGTTTCTTGGATGGTTGTGATTGTAATAGCTATCTGTGTTAGCATATTGTGGGTTTTGAGTCATTGGAAAGATTGGTACAGAGACAAAGTTCAGAAGAAAGAGAGGTAG